TCCACCTCATCCCGGATCTCGCGAGTCCACCGCGTAACCTATTTTAAGCGTGCACCAGGCATTCAAGCCCTGATGAGGGCTTCTGATGATTGTATCCTAAAGTCAAATGAGGAATTTCTCGTGCTATTGGAGGATTTCAGATCCTCTGCTGATCATAGGGAGAAATTAAAAGCGTTGTGCAGGCTCAGCGGATACCTGAGATATCTATTCTTCGAGATATTAGAGGAAAACGTGCAGAACGCTGTGGGAGGGGACCTGGGCACGTTGATATGCGGGATCCCCCTGGTCATCTCAAGCGGCATCGACCTCTGTGAGGGCTCCGGGGAGGAGGAGAGAGACTCCATCTGCGGTGTGATCTTGGACTCCCTGAGCCTGGCCCTTGCGCTGGTCAGGAAGCTTGGGAGAGATGATGGCATCCTCGAGCTGATAGGTCAAATACAGGCAAGGCTTTACGAAAGACCCGAGATAGATGGGGACATCCTGCCCATGCTGAAAGATTTCCTGGAATCTTTCATCAGGTCATTCGGATGATACGGGTGAGCAGAATTGCGACAGCACCTTGCTTATTATGTAAGAGGTGGAACTGTCCCCGAACTTCGGGAGCCTCACCACCTCGACCTTCAAGCCTCTGCTCTCCAGCTCCCTCCTCAGCCACTCCTCATCGGCCCACTGATCGTAGCCAAGAGCGATCACATCCGGCCTCAGCTTCACAACCGATTCCAGGGGATCCTTATCACCTATGACGACCCTGTCAACCGGTTTCAGGTTCTTCACTATGTAAGCTCTTACAGATTCGTCGAGCACTGGATCCCTCTTCTTGAATCTCCTAACGTTCTCATCCCTCGCGACGACAACTATGAGCTCCCCATCATCGCCAGCTAAGTTCTTTGCCTCCCACAGCATCTTTATGTGACCCTCGTGCAGTATGTCGAACGTCCCTGCGACCATCACCCTGCGTCCCATCCGAAGGTCAACCCTCCCCAAGATTTAAAAAAGGGATCCGAGGCATCGCTCCATGGGAATGCTCGAGGATCTGATGAAGAGGGAGAAGCTCTCGATATGCAGTCATGGCGAGGACCTAGATGGCCTCTCCTCGGCATCTCTCATGATGGCCGTCAAGCCCGAGGGTTTGAAAGTCCACTTCTCAGCCCCTTACGAGATAAGGGACTCCGAGGACAGCTATGACCTGGTCCTGGATCTACCACCGCCCAAAGGGGGCGCCCGCGTTTTGGTAGATCATCACATCTCGAACGCGTCATTGCTGGACAGGGTGAGGGTCCACGTGCTCAGACCCGAGTCCCCCTCCACCGCCAGGATCCTCTATGATATGCTCTCCGGTTGGGAGCCCGGGGTGATGAGGTACTCGGGGATGATCGATCTGACGGACGCCATCGACTCCGGGGAGATGGATCTAGAGTCGGCCATCTTCACCTCGGCGATCAGGAAGCTGTTTAAGGAGAGGAGAAGGAAGCTTATCGATGTATGCAGGGACCTCCTGATGCAGATTCCCAGAAGTTCCAAGGATCTAGTGGGACTTCCCTCCCTGCGATCCGAGATAGAGCTCCTGGGCAGGGAGTACGGGGGATTGATCGAGACGATCCTCTCCCTCCCCGGGGGGGAGGCCCTGCTCATCAACGTGACGAGCTATCCCTCCTACCTTGTCCCGCTGATCCAGCTGGCATCGAGGGATTACAAGCTGATGGGCACTCTAACTAGAGGATCCGATGGCCTCTTCAGGCTCTCCTTGAGGAGCAGACCCGACTCCCCACTGACGGCCCTGAGGCTGGCCGAGTCCTTCGGGGGAGGTGGTCACGAGCATGCGGCGGGGGCTCTGATCCCCCCATCGGCCGTGACCGAGGTCGCGGAGGTCATAAGGAGGCACCTCTCGCTTGACCTCATGGATCTTTGAATTCTGTTGAGCTCATCCTAGCGAGTTTTGATGGATTCCCGATGCGATGCCCCACCCACGTCGATGATGCTTTTATGATCTTCCCCCTAGGTCATGCCGGGGCGATGATGTGGGAGGTGATCCATGAGCTTCGAGACCTGATGCATGATTACAGATGAACCACTGAGCCCCACCTTTTTATTATTCAGCATCCCGACAGCTTATGAGCCCAGCTCTGGTGAGGGATGCGGGTTCCGTTGAGTTCTCTGAGGTCGCTGGATCCAAAGGCGCCTACATAAAGTGGCTCATCTCCCCGAAGGATGGGGCCCCCAACTTCGCCATGAGGCTGATCAGGGTGGAGGCGGGCGGCGTCATACCGGAGCATTCTCACCCCTGGGAGCACGAGATCTTCATCCTGAAAGGTAGTGGAAGGATAAGGGTTGGGGAGGACACCTATCAAGTCTCTGAGGGTAACGCCGTGCTCGTGCCCCCGAACATACCTCACGAGTATCATGCCACCACGGAGATGCTCTTCATCTGCATGATCCCCAACTCGGGAGTCCCTCCCGAGTACAGGTAGGGTAGGGAGCTTGGCGGTAAGGAGCTTCATAGCAATAGATGTGAGCGATCCTGATATCGTTGCAAAGATCCTGGCCATACAGGAGGAGATCCTCTCCTCTAATGCCAAATTAAAGCCCGTCGAGAGGGAGAACCTACACTTCACGCTCAAGTTCCTGGGGAACGTCGAGGAGGCTCGAATCGAGATCATCAAGAGGCTCATGGATGATATCCTGAGGAACTTTCAGCCATTCAAGATGGAGCTGAGCTCCGTTGGGGCATTTCCAACAGCAAGCAGGCCCAACGTCGTCTGGATAGGGGCTGGTGAGGGAAGGGAGCTCTTCATAAGGATGGCGAGTGAGCTGGACAGGGCCCTATCGAGACTGGGGTTCCAAAGGGAGAAGAGGGCAATAGAGCCCCACCTGACCATAGCTAGGGTTAAGGGGCACGTGGGAAATCTGCCAGATGTCATCAGGAGACTCTCGGACGTGAGGGTTGGTTACGTGACGGTCAGTGAGGTCAA
This portion of the Candidatus Korarchaeota archaeon NZ13-K genome encodes:
- the thpR gene encoding RNA 2',3'-cyclic phosphodiesterase is translated as MAVRSFIAIDVSDPDIVAKILAIQEEILSSNAKLKPVERENLHFTLKFLGNVEEARIEIIKRLMDDILRNFQPFKMELSSVGAFPTASRPNVVWIGAGEGRELFIRMASELDRALSRLGFQREKRAIEPHLTIARVKGHVGNLPDVIRRLSDVRVGYVTVSEVKLKRSTLTPEGPIYGDLHVVSLGK
- a CDS encoding cupin domain-containing protein translates to MSPALVRDAGSVEFSEVAGSKGAYIKWLISPKDGAPNFAMRLIRVEAGGVIPEHSHPWEHEIFILKGSGRIRVGEDTYQVSEGNAVLVPPNIPHEYHATTEMLFICMIPNSGVPPEYR
- a CDS encoding FAD synthase; the encoded protein is MGRRVMVAGTFDILHEGHIKMLWEAKNLAGDDGELIVVVARDENVRRFKKRDPVLDESVRAYIVKNLKPVDRVVIGDKDPLESVVKLRPDVIALGYDQWADEEWLRRELESRGLKVEVVRLPKFGDSSTSYIISKVLSQFCSPVSSE